From Pararhodobacter zhoushanensis, the proteins below share one genomic window:
- a CDS encoding phage tail protein — protein sequence MAIAVAIIGKIATLGVAGAFGLTGFVATIANFGASLLLSAAGQALSQRGQANNSRTVSITQPIAPREIVYGRVRKGGTIVFKGSSAEGNRFGEQLYHLVIVLAAHEVAGIDEIYLNNELAFNAEGIPQGRYYDRAAVEKRLGTDGQTAFVAPGWTEKWTADHRLAGCAAIAIRFFYDTDTYPQGVPKVTAIVRGKNDILDPRTGERGYTTNAALCLADYMANEDFGLGAGIGDPQGIDGDDLIGEANICDEEIALADGGTEPRYTINGVVDTSATPQAIIQAMLTAMAGQVVRSGGVWRILSGAYRTPEHSLSDDDAAGPLKLVTRLSRASSFNAVRGTFISPENDWQPDDFPIYASDVYLAEDNGRRAWRDITLPFTISSSAAQRIAKIELEISRRQLSVEWPAHLTHLRVRPGDTVSLTRARWGADAKPFAATGLTLQPVADGIGLMPVLRLSETSPLVYSWDATEEQIYAAAPRTTLPSAFDVAAPGITNVVETLYATRAGDGVKARATITWSPSSHNGILRYELEGSLDGGDWVRLTDTASTTAVIEDITPGPWAFRVAAISKLGVRSPWASYEQEIHGLLQPPQALQDVSIQSAGGLAVLKWRVPLDLDVLIGGRVVIRHSSSASPQWTNSVLLDEVTGNTTIAIVPLLPGTYLVRAIDSTGIPGPVSQVETDAAQAVAFSTAGLLQADTAFSGAHDGTAVDAGELTLAGTTLFDDIPGYIGDVQSWDLPFGITLSGLYTFATTLDLGAAKTVRARAVVTMESVALNDIFDSRTGPIDGWGDFDGTENAECDAEVQLRTTPDDPSGSPSWSAWRRINATEITARGVQARALLSTKTIDYAPIVTVLRVTFDEVA from the coding sequence ATGGCTATCGCGGTTGCGATCATCGGAAAAATTGCCACGCTCGGTGTTGCGGGCGCGTTCGGCCTGACCGGGTTTGTCGCAACGATTGCCAATTTTGGCGCATCCTTGCTGCTGTCCGCCGCCGGGCAGGCCCTTTCGCAGCGCGGGCAGGCGAACAACTCGCGCACGGTCTCGATCACGCAACCGATTGCGCCGCGCGAGATTGTCTATGGCCGTGTCCGCAAGGGCGGCACCATCGTGTTCAAGGGATCGAGCGCCGAGGGCAACCGGTTTGGCGAGCAGCTGTATCACCTGGTGATCGTCCTTGCCGCGCATGAAGTCGCGGGGATCGACGAGATCTATCTCAACAATGAGCTGGCGTTCAACGCCGAGGGCATTCCGCAAGGCCGATACTATGACCGTGCGGCTGTCGAAAAGCGGCTGGGCACGGACGGTCAGACCGCGTTCGTTGCGCCCGGCTGGACGGAGAAGTGGACGGCGGATCACCGCCTTGCCGGGTGCGCTGCCATCGCGATCCGGTTCTTCTACGATACCGACACCTATCCGCAGGGCGTGCCCAAAGTCACCGCCATTGTGCGCGGCAAGAATGACATTCTGGACCCGCGCACCGGCGAGCGCGGCTACACCACCAACGCCGCCCTGTGCCTTGCCGATTACATGGCAAATGAAGACTTCGGCCTCGGCGCGGGCATTGGTGATCCGCAGGGCATCGACGGCGACGATCTGATCGGTGAGGCGAACATTTGCGACGAAGAGATCGCGCTGGCCGACGGCGGCACTGAGCCGCGCTACACCATCAACGGCGTGGTCGATACCAGTGCGACGCCGCAGGCGATCATTCAGGCGATGCTGACGGCGATGGCGGGTCAGGTGGTGCGCTCGGGCGGCGTCTGGCGCATCCTGTCGGGGGCGTATCGCACGCCCGAGCATAGCCTGTCCGACGATGACGCAGCGGGGCCGCTCAAGCTGGTGACGCGGCTGTCGCGGGCCAGCAGCTTCAACGCGGTGCGCGGCACGTTCATCTCGCCCGAGAACGATTGGCAGCCGGATGACTTCCCGATCTATGCGTCGGACGTGTACCTGGCCGAGGATAACGGGCGGCGCGCGTGGCGCGATATCACGCTGCCGTTCACGATCTCCTCAAGCGCGGCCCAACGGATCGCCAAGATCGAGCTGGAGATTTCGCGCCGCCAACTCAGTGTCGAGTGGCCGGCGCACCTGACGCATTTGCGCGTGCGCCCCGGTGATACCGTGTCGCTGACCCGCGCCCGCTGGGGGGCCGATGCCAAGCCCTTCGCCGCGACCGGGCTGACCCTGCAACCCGTCGCCGATGGCATCGGGCTTATGCCGGTGCTGCGCCTGTCTGAGACCTCGCCGCTGGTCTATTCTTGGGACGCGACCGAGGAACAGATCTACGCGGCTGCGCCCCGCACAACGCTGCCGAGCGCCTTTGATGTGGCCGCGCCCGGTATCACCAATGTTGTCGAAACGCTCTATGCCACGCGCGCGGGCGACGGGGTCAAGGCGCGGGCAACGATCACCTGGTCGCCGTCCAGCCATAACGGCATCTTGCGCTATGAGTTGGAGGGCAGTCTGGATGGTGGCGACTGGGTCCGGCTGACCGACACGGCCAGCACAACCGCCGTGATCGAGGATATCACGCCGGGGCCGTGGGCGTTCCGCGTGGCGGCGATTTCCAAGCTCGGTGTTCGCTCGCCCTGGGCGTCCTATGAGCAAGAGATCCACGGCCTGCTGCAACCGCCGCAAGCCTTGCAGGACGTGTCGATCCAGTCGGCGGGAGGGCTTGCTGTCCTCAAGTGGCGCGTGCCGCTCGATCTGGACGTGCTGATCGGGGGCCGCGTCGTTATCCGCCATTCGTCCAGCGCGTCGCCGCAATGGACAAACTCGGTGCTGCTCGATGAGGTGACCGGCAACACCACGATTGCCATCGTGCCGTTGCTGCCGGGCACCTATCTTGTGCGCGCGATCGACAGCACGGGCATTCCCGGCCCGGTCAGTCAGGTCGAGACCGACGCGGCGCAGGCGGTGGCGTTCTCGACCGCTGGCCTGTTGCAGGCCGATACCGCGTTCTCGGGGGCGCATGACGGCACCGCTGTTGATGCGGGTGAATTGACGCTCGCGGGCACAACGCTGTTTGACGATATCCCCGGCTACATCGGCGACGTGCAAAGCTGGGATCTGCCGTTCGGGATCACCCTGTCGGGCCTCTATACCTTTGCCACGACGCTTGATCTTGGGGCCGCAAAGACGGTGCGCGCCCGTGCCGTGGTCACCATGGAATCGGTCGCGCTCAACGATATCTTCGACAGCCGCACCGGCCCGATCGACGGCTGGGGCGATTTCGATGGCACCGAGAATGCCGAGTGCGACGCCGAGGTGCAGTTGCGCACCACGCCTGACGATCCGTCCGGCTCGCCGAGCTGGTCGGCGTGGCGGCGGATCAATGCCACCGAAATCACCGCGCGCGGCGTTCAGGCGCGCGCGCTTCTGTCCACCAAAACTATCGACTACGCGCCGATCGTCACGGTCCTGCGCGTCACTTTTGATGAGGTAGCATGA
- a CDS encoding DUF6950 family protein, protein MGRVTRIAGWETILAEQIEAARLRPFQWGVHDCATWAADVRAALTGTESAAQAWRGRYKTEIGAARVMRRLGWPDLATGAGAALGAPIPVLMARRGDVVMDGQTFGVCVGASAAFVGEAGLIYARLGQCSAAWRV, encoded by the coding sequence ATGGGGCGAGTGACCCGGATCGCCGGATGGGAAACCATCCTGGCCGAGCAGATCGAGGCTGCGCGCCTGCGACCGTTTCAGTGGGGCGTGCATGATTGCGCCACCTGGGCGGCTGATGTGCGCGCCGCCCTGACCGGCACCGAGAGCGCCGCCCAAGCCTGGCGCGGGCGCTACAAGACCGAGATCGGCGCGGCGCGCGTCATGCGCCGGTTGGGGTGGCCGGATCTGGCAACCGGGGCCGGGGCCGCTTTGGGCGCGCCTATACCGGTGCTGATGGCGCGGCGCGGTGACGTGGTGATGGATGGGCAGACCTTTGGCGTGTGCGTCGGCGCGTCGGCGGCCTTCGTCGGCGAGGCCGGGCTGATCTATGCCCGGCTCGGCCAGTGCTCTGCCGCCTGGAGGGTGTGA